In Candidatus Kaistella beijingensis, a genomic segment contains:
- a CDS encoding M28 family metallopeptidase, with product MRKFLIPLVSAVLLTSCATNLSYTGSTFKNSYNSITANELKTHLHVVASDEMQGRDTGSEGQKKAGKYLIGEYEKMGVSHPESMSSYYQTVPKEALQGRRGNLPESENILAFIEGTEKPEEVIVISAHYDHVGMKDGVIYNGADDDGSGTVALLEIAEAFQQARKAGKSPKRSVLFLHVTGEEHGLLGSKYYSENPIFPLSNTVANLNIDMIGRCDKDNCGKDYVYVIGSEMLSSELKKINENANSTNTKLFLNYKYDDPKDPQRLYYRSDHYNFAKHGIPVAFFFDGIHEDYHQPTDDPEKIDYSALQKRAQLVFATAWELANRKDRIVVDKK from the coding sequence CTCAACTTTTAAAAACTCCTACAATTCAATCACCGCAAATGAATTGAAAACACATCTCCATGTTGTTGCTTCTGATGAAATGCAGGGAAGAGATACGGGAAGCGAAGGTCAGAAAAAAGCGGGTAAATATTTGATTGGTGAATATGAAAAAATGGGTGTTTCTCATCCTGAATCAATGAGTTCCTATTATCAAACCGTTCCTAAGGAAGCTTTGCAGGGCAGAAGAGGAAATCTTCCAGAATCAGAAAATATTTTAGCGTTTATTGAGGGAACAGAAAAACCGGAAGAAGTCATCGTGATTTCTGCCCACTATGACCATGTTGGAATGAAAGATGGCGTAATTTACAACGGAGCCGATGATGACGGAAGCGGAACTGTGGCTCTTCTGGAAATTGCCGAGGCTTTTCAGCAAGCAAGAAAAGCGGGGAAAAGTCCTAAACGTTCAGTTTTGTTCTTACATGTAACCGGCGAAGAACACGGACTTCTTGGTTCAAAATATTATTCCGAAAATCCTATTTTTCCTTTATCGAATACAGTCGCGAACTTGAACATCGATATGATTGGAAGATGCGACAAAGACAACTGCGGAAAAGATTATGTGTACGTGATCGGTTCGGAAATGCTCTCATCTGAATTGAAAAAAATCAATGAGAATGCCAATTCAACCAACACGAAATTGTTTCTCAACTATAAATATGACGACCCGAAGGATCCCCAAAGATTGTATTACCGTTCCGACCACTACAATTTTGCAAAACATGGAATTCCGGTGGCCTTTTTCTTTGACGGAATCCATGAAGATTATCACCAACCAACCGATGATCCTGAAAAAATTGATTACAGCGCGTTACAGAAACGAGCACAACTTGTTTTCGCAACCGCTTGGGAATTGGCGAACAGGAAGGATAGGATTGTGGTGGATAAGAAATAG